A genomic stretch from Chitinophaga agri includes:
- a CDS encoding DUF4269 domain-containing protein, producing MNSTIDFFSIDYLQHGTPAQQEVFSLLKDSYILELLSAYSPVLAGTIPIAVDVPGSDLDILCSFTDSVVFKQTVTALFSDEANFSVSESEIYGHACVVANFNKGGYPIEIFAQAIPVREQMGYRHMVIEHWLLQQHGDPLRQEVIRLKKEGYKTEPAFCILLGIEGDPYLELLKLEAIACP from the coding sequence ATGAACAGCACTATAGATTTTTTCAGTATCGATTATCTGCAGCACGGCACACCTGCGCAACAGGAAGTGTTTTCTCTATTGAAGGATAGTTATATACTGGAATTATTGTCTGCCTATTCTCCTGTGCTGGCGGGGACAATCCCTATTGCGGTTGATGTACCCGGAAGTGACCTGGACATCCTTTGTTCATTTACAGACAGCGTGGTATTTAAACAGACCGTTACGGCGCTGTTCAGTGACGAGGCAAATTTTTCAGTCAGTGAATCAGAAATATATGGTCACGCTTGTGTAGTGGCTAATTTTAATAAAGGAGGTTACCCTATCGAAATCTTTGCACAGGCGATTCCTGTGCGCGAACAGATGGGGTACCGGCATATGGTGATTGAACACTGGTTACTACAACAGCACGGAGACCCTTTACGACAGGAAGTGATTCGTTTAAAAAAAGAAGGCTATAAAACAGAGCCTGCATTTTGTATACTGCTGGGTATTGAAGGAGATCCTTATCTGGAGTTGCTGAAACTGGAAGCGATAGCGTGCCCATAG
- a CDS encoding ATP-grasp domain-containing protein produces MSDKKRLALICEDPANLFDMAKTEDRKLLHTLTAAGWEATAEDWKDENTDWTNYEVVILKSPYDYHNRLNEFRAWLHKLARAGVQLLNPAEMVLWNADKHYLQEIADAGFDIIPSVFLEKDTITDLVELFDRLGAEKIIVKPCVSGGSKNTFTLVAGETDLHHHPLKELLPKEAFIAQPFMNEIHEGEWSMLFFGGAYSHTIVKKPKAGDFRVQPQYGASIHAVTPAPAVIGKATELVRRFAGGALYTRVDGVLADGKLMLMELELIEPLLYTAFDEESFARYITALDKVLK; encoded by the coding sequence ATGTCAGATAAGAAGCGATTAGCGTTAATATGTGAAGACCCGGCCAATCTGTTTGATATGGCGAAGACGGAAGATCGTAAACTGCTGCATACATTGACAGCAGCAGGATGGGAGGCCACGGCAGAGGACTGGAAAGATGAAAACACAGACTGGACGAATTACGAAGTGGTGATACTGAAATCGCCTTATGATTATCACAACCGGTTGAATGAGTTCAGGGCATGGCTGCATAAACTGGCCAGGGCAGGAGTGCAGTTGCTGAATCCTGCGGAAATGGTGTTATGGAATGCAGATAAACACTATCTGCAAGAGATCGCAGATGCAGGGTTTGATATTATTCCTTCTGTGTTCCTCGAAAAAGATACCATCACTGATCTGGTTGAACTGTTCGACAGACTAGGGGCAGAGAAGATCATTGTTAAGCCCTGTGTCAGTGGTGGCTCGAAGAATACATTCACCCTCGTGGCAGGAGAGACGGATCTGCATCATCATCCGTTAAAGGAATTATTGCCGAAGGAAGCATTCATTGCACAGCCTTTTATGAATGAGATTCATGAAGGTGAGTGGTCTATGCTGTTCTTTGGAGGGGCATATAGTCATACGATCGTGAAAAAGCCGAAAGCCGGTGACTTCAGGGTACAGCCCCAATATGGGGCGAGTATTCATGCGGTAACGCCGGCGCCGGCAGTGATTGGAAAAGCGACTGAACTGGTGCGTCGTTTCGCGGGCGGTGCGTTGTATACCAGAGTAGACGGTGTATTGGCGGATGGTAAGCTGATGCTGATGGAACTGGAGCTGATAGAGCCATTGTTGTATACGGCGTTTGATGAGGAGAGTTTTGCCAGGTATATAACAGCGTTGGATAAGGTACTTAAGTGA
- a CDS encoding glycoside hydrolase family 95 protein: MKKTGLSLSLILALAAGQLRAQQTGKTLKLWYKEPAVEWSQALPLGNGRMGAMVFGGTKDELIQLNEATLWSGGPVSKSVNPEAASHLPAIRAALFQEKYHEADSILRKMQGVYSQSFLPLGDIRIHQQLTDTVVSQYYRDLNIADATATTRFTSGGVNYSREMFISAPDQVIVIRLKASKKGALSFKADPSSQLHFQNTVTGAKEIVMRGKAPSQADPSYVNYNKEPIKYEAPGSCNGMRYELRMRVISPDGKVTTDATGITVNNATEAILLLTAATSFNGYDKCPDSEGLDEKAIAGGQMKKAAVLSYTHLLKRHMQDYQQYFNRVSLHLTGEDRSALPTDERLRRYTAGGKDLTLESMYFQFGRYLLISCSRTLAAPANLQGVWNKELRAPWSSNYTININTQMNYWPAEVCNLSEMQRPLYKLLKELSVTGTYTAQEFYKARGWVAHHNTDIWAIANPVGDKGKGDPQWANWMMGGNWLCQFLWQHYCYTGDEQFLRDTAYPIMRSAALFSLDWLVKDPASGYLVTAPATSPENKFLLANGTQESVSVGSTMDMTIIRELFTNVIKAGEVLKIDNGLRDSLQVAADRLYPFKVGKDGSLQEWSTDWPSGEVEHRHISHLYGLFPGDQISPSATPELANAAKRTLEIRGDGGTGWSKAWKINTWARLEDGNHAYKLLRELLTLTGKGAVDMHNAGGTYANLFCAHPPFQIDGNFGGTSGMAQMLLNGQSGMIRLLPALPDAWATGDVKGLKAFGAHTIDMSWKEGKLVRVTIYAKKAGTCYLLAKNRLKDSANAQLAPMKPKDPSAGYPYALKTVAGGVYTLLAAE, encoded by the coding sequence ATGAAAAAGACAGGTCTCTCTTTATCGCTGATACTCGCGCTGGCAGCAGGTCAGTTACGCGCACAGCAGACAGGTAAAACGTTAAAGCTATGGTACAAGGAACCAGCAGTCGAATGGTCTCAGGCACTTCCATTAGGTAATGGCCGGATGGGAGCAATGGTATTCGGAGGCACGAAGGATGAATTAATCCAGCTGAATGAAGCGACATTGTGGTCAGGAGGTCCGGTTAGTAAAAGTGTAAACCCGGAAGCGGCGAGTCACCTGCCTGCTATCAGAGCAGCATTGTTCCAGGAAAAATATCATGAAGCAGATAGTATCCTGCGTAAAATGCAGGGTGTTTATTCTCAGTCATTCCTTCCGCTGGGAGATATCCGTATTCATCAGCAGCTGACAGATACAGTGGTATCGCAGTATTATCGTGACCTGAATATTGCCGACGCTACTGCGACCACCCGTTTCACCAGCGGGGGCGTGAACTACTCCCGCGAAATGTTTATCTCCGCACCCGATCAGGTGATTGTTATCAGACTGAAGGCCAGCAAAAAAGGCGCCCTCAGTTTTAAGGCAGATCCTTCCAGTCAGCTACACTTTCAGAATACAGTGACCGGTGCGAAGGAAATTGTCATGAGGGGAAAGGCGCCTTCTCAAGCTGATCCAAGTTATGTGAATTATAATAAGGAGCCAATCAAATACGAAGCGCCAGGCAGTTGTAATGGTATGCGTTACGAACTGCGTATGCGGGTGATCAGCCCCGATGGCAAAGTCACAACAGATGCGACGGGTATTACAGTAAACAATGCCACGGAAGCCATTTTATTGCTGACAGCGGCGACCAGCTTCAATGGATATGATAAATGTCCGGATAGTGAAGGACTCGATGAGAAGGCAATTGCTGGTGGACAGATGAAGAAAGCAGCTGTATTGTCATATACGCATCTGCTGAAACGTCATATGCAGGATTATCAGCAATATTTTAACAGGGTATCTTTGCACCTGACCGGTGAGGATCGGTCAGCCCTGCCCACTGATGAAAGACTTCGTCGTTATACTGCAGGTGGTAAGGACCTTACATTGGAAAGCATGTATTTTCAGTTCGGCCGTTATCTGCTGATATCCTGTTCACGCACCCTGGCAGCTCCGGCTAATCTGCAGGGCGTATGGAATAAAGAGCTGCGCGCTCCGTGGAGCTCTAACTATACCATTAACATCAATACACAAATGAACTACTGGCCGGCGGAAGTCTGCAATCTGAGTGAAATGCAGCGTCCGTTGTACAAACTATTGAAAGAATTATCTGTAACCGGTACCTATACAGCACAGGAATTCTATAAGGCAAGAGGTTGGGTTGCCCATCATAATACAGACATATGGGCCATAGCTAATCCGGTGGGTGATAAAGGTAAAGGAGACCCGCAATGGGCAAACTGGATGATGGGAGGTAACTGGTTATGTCAGTTCCTCTGGCAGCATTACTGCTATACCGGTGATGAGCAGTTCCTGAGAGATACCGCTTATCCTATTATGAGATCGGCTGCGCTCTTCAGTCTGGACTGGCTGGTAAAAGATCCTGCTTCCGGTTATCTGGTAACGGCACCAGCCACTTCTCCGGAGAACAAATTTTTACTGGCGAATGGCACACAGGAATCCGTATCTGTTGGCAGTACGATGGACATGACTATTATCCGCGAATTGTTCACCAATGTGATCAAAGCCGGAGAAGTGCTGAAGATCGATAACGGGCTAAGGGACTCTCTGCAGGTCGCTGCTGACCGCCTGTATCCATTTAAGGTGGGAAAAGATGGTAGTCTGCAGGAATGGTCTACAGACTGGCCTTCCGGAGAGGTAGAACATCGTCATATATCCCACCTTTATGGCTTATTCCCGGGTGATCAGATCTCTCCATCAGCCACGCCGGAACTGGCGAATGCTGCCAAACGCACACTGGAGATCAGGGGCGATGGTGGCACCGGATGGAGTAAAGCCTGGAAGATCAATACATGGGCAAGACTGGAAGACGGTAACCATGCCTATAAACTGCTGCGTGAACTGCTGACACTGACGGGTAAAGGTGCCGTGGATATGCATAACGCGGGTGGTACCTATGCGAATCTATTCTGTGCGCATCCCCCGTTCCAGATAGATGGTAATTTTGGTGGTACGTCAGGTATGGCGCAAATGTTACTGAACGGACAGAGTGGTATGATAAGGTTGCTGCCTGCATTACCGGACGCCTGGGCGACGGGGGATGTAAAAGGTTTGAAAGCTTTCGGCGCACATACCATCGATATGAGCTGGAAAGAAGGGAAGCTTGTACGTGTGACGATTTATGCAAAGAAGGCCGGTACCTGTTACCTGTTGGCGAAGAACAGACTGAAGGACTCTGCTAACGCGCAACTGGCACCAATGAAACCAAAGGATCCGTCAGCGGGCTACCCGTATGCGCTGAAAACAGTAGCGGGTGGTGTGTACACTTTGCTGGCAGCAGAATAA
- a CDS encoding hybrid sensor histidine kinase/response regulator transcription factor: protein MIKRQFILLLLVCLPMLLRGQSISSQYQLTRIDLTQGLSSNQINCILKDSQGFMWFGTVSGLNRFDGYNLKVFRQALSDTTSISDNFITNLMEGPEGLLWITHRNGQNIYHPENGTFQRNVRTTLQQYGIPGDSVSQIMKDNTGTYWFVMPKNGLFTYNPTTHHTKKIALNGNAAAAVAQDHTGHIWILHTNGYLEQLDARTRLSMFHTTLPEQNGRSSQQDYQMMADADGDLWIFSNTDVQGVYYFNQRTASFTHYNQNTGTLRLNNNIVRGVVQDNQGLIWIGTDHGGINIIDKDRQTIEYLVSNGENPKSLSQNSINALYRDNTGIIWIGTYKKGICYYHENIVKFPLYQHELFTANSLPYDDVNRFAEDTKGNLWIGTNGGGLIYYDRSRNTYKQYLHDPSNSNSPSGNVIVSLWIDQQQKLWIGSYFGGLDCFDGSRFIHYKHDAADPASLSDNSVWEIFEDSQKRLWVGTLGGGLNILDRATGHFIHYPNGAPNSIRSPYVSSLLEDKAGNIWIGTADGLDIMNNAGKFSHYSSIDKQAGGLSNRNVICLYEDSRGLIWVGTREGLNVYDPVTRQINILRKEDGLPDNTILNILEDSDSTLWISTTNGITNLKLLQRTPTYKISCKHYDESDGLQGREFNENAALKTRKGEFIFGGGNGFNIFNPHLIAINTTIPPVVLTDFQIFNKSMEPGEQINGRVLLTQSITGTRHITLKYRENVFSIAFAALNYFHPEKNQYAYMLEGFNNDWLTADGTLRKATYTNLDPGEYTFRVKASNNDGIWTPAPLELHITILPPFWKTPLAFILYVLLIIGALILARRVVLERERLRSRIEQEKQEAQRVHELDALKIRFFTNISHEFRTPLSLIITPLEKILGKGVEANIQQQLVLVQRNARRLLNLVNQLLDFRKMEVQEIKLHASEGEIVSFIKELTTSFSDLSEKKQIHLDFHSSVRELHMLYDPDKIEKIIFNLLSNAFKFTPEQGNISVDMQLQHGNTLAIMVKDNGIGIPADQQERIFERFFQHDIPGSLVNQGSGIGLSITREFVKLHGGTITVDSTPDMGSTFSILLPVKGLTTQPVTLAPVSTNILPATALTTAHTPAPYTGKKPVLLLIEDSEDFRFYLKDNLGMHFHIIDAPNGKLGWEILQQTIPNLIVSDVNMPEMDGLELCRRIRQTQRLAHLPVILLTARAAEEDQLEALDNGATDYITKPFNYEVLLSRIRNIISQQVSLKKTFQQHIEAHPEEIAISSQDERFLQQALQIVEKNISNPDFSVEELSRELHMSRVSAYKKLLSITGKTPLEFIRSIRLKRAAQLLGKSQLTVAEVAYEVGFNNPKYFAKYFKLEFGVLPSAYKNT from the coding sequence GTGATCAAACGACAATTCATTTTATTGCTGCTGGTGTGTTTGCCAATGCTGCTGAGAGGACAAAGCATTTCTTCACAGTACCAATTAACCCGGATAGATCTGACACAGGGACTTTCCAGCAACCAGATCAACTGCATTCTCAAAGACAGTCAGGGCTTTATGTGGTTCGGTACTGTATCTGGTCTGAATCGTTTTGATGGTTATAATTTAAAAGTTTTCCGGCAGGCACTCAGTGACACTACATCTATATCTGATAACTTCATCACCAACCTGATGGAAGGCCCGGAGGGACTACTCTGGATCACGCATCGCAACGGACAGAATATCTACCATCCCGAAAATGGTACATTTCAGCGCAACGTACGCACTACACTCCAGCAATACGGCATACCGGGTGATTCCGTGAGCCAGATCATGAAAGACAACACCGGTACTTACTGGTTTGTTATGCCAAAGAACGGCCTGTTCACCTACAACCCAACGACACACCACACAAAAAAGATCGCACTGAATGGTAACGCTGCTGCTGCCGTTGCACAGGATCATACCGGTCATATCTGGATATTGCATACAAATGGGTATCTCGAGCAGCTGGATGCGCGTACACGCCTTTCAATGTTCCACACGACGCTGCCTGAACAGAACGGCCGTAGTAGTCAGCAGGACTATCAGATGATGGCGGATGCTGATGGGGATCTATGGATATTTAGTAATACCGATGTACAGGGCGTCTACTATTTTAATCAGCGTACGGCCTCCTTTACACACTATAATCAGAACACCGGGACGCTGCGGCTCAATAATAATATTGTACGTGGTGTTGTACAGGATAATCAGGGCCTGATCTGGATAGGAACGGATCATGGTGGAATTAATATTATTGATAAAGACAGACAAACAATTGAATATCTCGTCAGCAATGGTGAAAATCCTAAGAGCCTGAGTCAAAATAGCATCAATGCGCTCTATCGTGACAACACAGGTATTATATGGATAGGTACTTATAAAAAGGGGATCTGCTATTATCATGAGAATATCGTCAAGTTCCCGCTTTATCAGCATGAACTATTCACTGCCAACAGTCTCCCCTACGATGATGTGAACCGGTTCGCAGAAGATACAAAAGGTAACCTGTGGATAGGCACCAATGGTGGAGGCCTTATTTATTACGACCGCAGCCGCAATACCTATAAACAATATTTACACGATCCATCTAATTCAAATTCCCCCAGTGGGAATGTTATTGTCAGTCTGTGGATAGACCAGCAGCAGAAACTCTGGATCGGTTCGTATTTCGGTGGACTGGATTGCTTTGACGGCTCCCGTTTTATCCACTATAAACATGATGCAGCCGATCCTGCCAGTCTGAGTGACAACAGCGTATGGGAAATATTTGAAGACAGCCAAAAAAGACTGTGGGTAGGTACACTCGGCGGAGGGCTCAATATACTTGACCGCGCTACCGGCCACTTTATCCATTACCCCAATGGTGCACCTAATTCTATCCGATCCCCCTATGTCTCGTCATTGCTGGAAGATAAAGCCGGCAATATCTGGATCGGTACTGCCGACGGATTAGACATCATGAACAATGCGGGTAAATTTTCTCATTACAGCAGCATTGACAAACAAGCCGGAGGGCTCAGTAACCGCAATGTGATCTGCCTCTATGAAGACAGCCGTGGATTGATATGGGTAGGCACCCGTGAGGGGTTGAATGTCTATGATCCTGTAACCCGGCAAATTAACATACTCCGAAAAGAAGATGGTCTTCCCGATAATACAATCCTCAACATTCTTGAAGACAGTGACAGCACATTATGGATAAGTACGACCAATGGCATCACAAATCTCAAGCTATTGCAACGCACGCCCACCTATAAGATCAGCTGCAAACACTACGATGAGTCAGACGGTCTTCAGGGCAGGGAGTTCAATGAAAATGCAGCGCTCAAAACACGTAAGGGAGAGTTTATCTTCGGCGGTGGTAATGGGTTCAATATCTTCAATCCACACCTGATAGCCATCAATACCACGATTCCGCCGGTAGTCCTGACCGATTTCCAGATCTTCAACAAAAGCATGGAACCTGGTGAGCAGATCAATGGCCGTGTATTACTGACACAGTCCATTACCGGCACACGACATATCACACTGAAATACAGGGAAAACGTCTTCTCCATCGCATTCGCAGCACTGAACTATTTCCATCCGGAAAAAAACCAGTATGCCTATATGCTGGAAGGCTTCAATAATGATTGGCTCACGGCCGATGGTACCTTACGCAAAGCGACTTACACCAATCTTGATCCGGGGGAATATACCTTCCGCGTCAAGGCATCCAATAACGATGGCATATGGACACCGGCACCACTGGAACTACACATTACCATCCTCCCTCCTTTCTGGAAAACACCACTGGCATTTATCCTTTATGTACTGCTGATCATTGGTGCACTGATCCTGGCCAGAAGGGTTGTACTGGAAAGAGAAAGACTGCGCTCCCGCATTGAACAGGAAAAACAGGAAGCGCAACGTGTCCATGAACTGGACGCCTTAAAGATCCGCTTCTTCACCAACATCAGCCATGAATTCAGGACACCTTTAAGCCTGATCATCACGCCGCTGGAAAAAATCCTGGGGAAAGGTGTAGAGGCGAATATCCAGCAACAGCTGGTGCTCGTACAACGCAATGCCCGGCGGCTGCTGAATCTGGTGAACCAGCTGCTGGACTTTCGTAAAATGGAGGTGCAGGAGATCAAGCTGCACGCCAGCGAGGGGGAAATTGTTTCCTTCATTAAAGAACTGACCACCTCTTTCTCCGATCTTTCGGAAAAGAAACAGATACACCTGGACTTCCATAGCAGCGTCAGGGAACTGCATATGCTGTATGATCCAGACAAAATAGAAAAGATCATTTTCAATCTGCTGAGCAATGCTTTTAAATTCACGCCTGAACAGGGCAATATTTCTGTGGATATGCAGCTGCAACATGGTAATACGCTGGCCATTATGGTAAAGGATAACGGTATCGGCATACCAGCAGATCAACAGGAACGTATCTTCGAAAGATTCTTTCAGCATGACATTCCCGGCTCACTGGTGAATCAGGGAAGCGGTATTGGCCTGAGCATCACACGTGAATTTGTCAAACTACATGGTGGTACGATCACCGTGGATAGCACTCCTGACATGGGTAGCACGTTCTCTATCCTGTTGCCGGTTAAGGGACTGACCACCCAGCCAGTCACCCTTGCACCTGTCAGCACCAATATACTGCCAGCAACAGCACTTACCACTGCCCATACGCCCGCTCCCTACACTGGTAAAAAGCCAGTCCTGCTGTTAATTGAAGACAGTGAAGACTTCCGGTTCTATCTGAAGGACAACCTGGGCATGCATTTTCATATCATTGATGCCCCTAATGGGAAACTGGGCTGGGAGATCCTGCAACAAACCATCCCTAATCTAATTGTCAGTGATGTCAATATGCCGGAGATGGATGGCCTGGAACTCTGCCGGCGCATACGGCAAACCCAGCGTTTAGCACACCTGCCCGTCATTCTCCTGACTGCCCGCGCAGCCGAAGAAGATCAGCTGGAGGCACTTGATAACGGCGCCACAGACTATATCACCAAACCATTCAACTATGAGGTGCTCCTGTCCCGCATCCGGAACATTATATCGCAACAGGTATCATTGAAAAAGACTTTCCAGCAGCATATTGAAGCGCATCCCGAGGAAATAGCCATTTCGTCACAGGATGAACGCTTCCTTCAACAAGCCCTGCAGATCGTAGAGAAGAACATCTCTAACCCTGATTTCTCCGTAGAGGAACTGAGCCGGGAACTGCATATGAGTCGCGTGTCGGCCTATAAAAAACTGTTGTCCATCACCGGGAAGACTCCCCTGGAATTTATTCGCTCTATCCGTCTGAAAAGGGCGGCGCAGTTATTGGGTAAGAGTCAGCTTACGGTAGCTGAAGTAGCTTATGAAGTAGGATTCAATAATCCTAAGTATTTTGCAAAGTATTTTAAACTGGAATTCGGCGTTTTGCCTTCAGCCTATAAGAACACTTAA
- a CDS encoding SMI1/KNR4 family protein gives MQVLLNKLDHYLSTKRADYYATLQPGLSSAEIGALEKKYNVTLPVDLCALYQWKNGQREDAHASFVNNSMFLSLEHSLESAKELTSMIGTDFEMENWWHPAWIPLFDNGGGDYICYDTVGVFTGIRGQLIEFWHADNDRDTIAPDLTSFIVSLNKLYATTDPKDFDEYFEVKVPEGYPKGNYAGEPGRR, from the coding sequence ATGCAGGTACTCCTGAACAAACTAGATCATTACCTGAGCACCAAACGCGCTGACTATTATGCGACCTTACAACCTGGTTTATCATCAGCCGAGATAGGCGCCCTGGAAAAAAAATATAATGTTACCCTACCTGTTGATCTCTGTGCGTTGTATCAATGGAAAAACGGACAACGCGAAGACGCACATGCCTCCTTTGTTAACAACTCCATGTTCCTCTCGCTGGAACATTCGCTGGAATCGGCCAAAGAGCTGACCAGCATGATAGGAACTGATTTTGAGATGGAAAACTGGTGGCATCCGGCATGGATACCACTGTTTGACAATGGTGGCGGTGACTATATTTGTTATGATACTGTAGGGGTGTTCACCGGTATCAGGGGACAACTGATCGAATTCTGGCATGCGGATAACGACCGGGATACCATTGCTCCTGACCTCACTTCCTTTATCGTCAGTCTTAACAAGCTATATGCGACAACTGATCCGAAGGATTTCGATGAATATTTCGAAGTAAAAGTACCCGAAGGCTACCCTAAAGGCAACTACGCCGGTGAACCAGGCAGGCGCTAA
- a CDS encoding TolB-like translocation protein, with product MEKTFTRIALNIHRRLALEANPVSIVELADGGYLLNFNKDPHVIRLDKELRQVWKKDLQAHTVDYVNCLITTNPAGNLMAISGHETIRILDGEGNLTWVFPHEGWGNFLGSTCTFSADGKLIWFIVPASSALENDILYVVRMSDHKVQDTWMMEGNQEYSYVIYPTPDEQAVIIEAAAGQDDNVLYRAAFSGGKIVCEVLDEVWDRIVGTFSPDGTEMVTAPHVEGAIQIYSYPDIQEIARLEEDQLFDGRNEYPSQEDNDSLEYVVLHISNKTLLAFTRFGRLMLIERATMQCIGELLPEGCEIRAYDLAGRPTRDPKQIVDYAGEIVTVCVNKQRQLLLTHNSGEVRLYNLPEELF from the coding sequence ATGGAAAAGACATTTACCCGCATAGCACTCAATATACACCGGCGTCTGGCGCTGGAGGCAAACCCTGTCAGCATCGTAGAACTTGCCGATGGTGGTTATCTGCTTAACTTCAATAAGGACCCGCATGTCATACGTCTGGATAAAGAGCTCCGTCAGGTCTGGAAGAAAGATCTCCAGGCACATACTGTTGACTATGTGAACTGTCTTATTACCACAAATCCCGCTGGCAACCTGATGGCAATATCCGGTCATGAAACGATCCGCATACTGGATGGAGAGGGAAATCTCACATGGGTATTCCCTCATGAAGGATGGGGTAATTTCCTCGGTTCAACCTGTACGTTCTCTGCCGATGGGAAACTGATCTGGTTTATTGTACCTGCCAGTTCCGCTCTGGAAAATGACATACTATATGTAGTACGTATGTCCGACCACAAAGTGCAGGATACGTGGATGATGGAAGGTAACCAGGAGTATAGTTATGTGATCTACCCGACACCTGATGAGCAGGCGGTGATTATAGAAGCGGCCGCAGGACAGGATGACAATGTGCTTTACCGCGCGGCTTTCAGTGGAGGTAAGATCGTGTGTGAAGTGCTGGATGAGGTATGGGACAGGATTGTAGGCACGTTCTCTCCGGACGGGACAGAAATGGTGACGGCGCCGCACGTGGAGGGCGCTATACAGATATATAGCTATCCTGACATACAGGAGATAGCCCGGTTGGAGGAAGATCAGCTGTTTGATGGCAGGAACGAGTATCCGTCTCAGGAAGATAATGACTCCCTGGAATACGTCGTATTGCATATCAGTAACAAGACCCTGCTGGCGTTCACCCGCTTTGGCAGGCTGATGCTGATCGAGCGGGCTACTATGCAATGTATCGGGGAATTGTTACCTGAAGGTTGTGAGATCAGGGCATACGACCTGGCAGGACGGCCTACCAGGGATCCAAAACAGATCGTTGATTACGCCGGAGAGATCGTGACCGTTTGTGTTAATAAACAACGCCAGTTACTACTAACCCATAACTCAGGAGAAGTAAGATTGTACAATCTGCCGGAAGAATTGTTTTAG
- a CDS encoding VOC family protein, translating into MQKITPFLWYDGQAEEAAKLYTELFKNSSISKISRYPPGVPGQEGKVMTVEFTLDGQEFIALNGGPHYSFTPAVSMFIKCETQEEVDRLWDALSEGGTLDQCGWLRDKFGLSWQVVPEGLQELLQDKDPARAQRAVTAMMQMKKLDIRALQEAAIG; encoded by the coding sequence ATGCAAAAGATCACTCCTTTCCTGTGGTATGATGGTCAGGCGGAAGAAGCGGCAAAACTATACACAGAGCTTTTTAAGAACTCATCCATCAGTAAGATCAGCCGTTATCCGCCAGGCGTGCCGGGGCAGGAAGGAAAGGTAATGACGGTGGAGTTTACACTGGACGGCCAGGAGTTCATTGCCCTGAATGGTGGTCCGCATTACTCTTTCACCCCTGCTGTGTCGATGTTTATTAAATGTGAAACGCAGGAGGAAGTTGACCGGCTATGGGATGCGCTTTCTGAGGGTGGTACCCTCGATCAGTGCGGATGGCTGCGGGATAAATTTGGCCTCTCCTGGCAGGTGGTACCGGAAGGCTTACAGGAACTACTGCAGGATAAAGATCCGGCCAGGGCACAACGAGCGGTAACGGCGATGATGCAGATGAAGAAACTGGATATCCGGGCATTGCAGGAAGCTGCAATAGGATAA